DNA sequence from the Arthrobacter crystallopoietes genome:
CCAGGACCCCGGCCAGCGTGGTGCCGCCGACCCCGGGGAAGCTCACTTTCTCGAACGTGGTCATGGTGCTCCTGTCTGGCCGTGAAGCCGGAATGCGGGCGGATGGTTAAAAGCGTAAGGTGCCGATTCCTGACGAATCGGCACCTTACGGATGCTGGCAGGTCGTAAGGACCTGACGGACCCGGCAAGCCGGGACGGATCAGATCTTGCGGTTCAGCACGGCGTTCTTGACCTCGGCGATCGCCTTCGTCACCTGGATGCCGCGCGGGCAGGCCTCGGTGCAGTTGAAGACGGTGCGGCAGCGCCACACGCCTTCCTTGTCGTTGAGGATCTCCAGGCGCATGTCGCCGGCGTCGTCTCGCGAGTCGAAGATGAAGCGGTGCGCGTTGACGATAGCGGCCGGGCCGAAGTACTGGCCGTCGGTCCAGAAGACAGGGCAGGACGAGGTGCACGCAGCGCACAGGATGCACTTGGTGGTGTCGTCGAAACGCTCGCGGTCCTCGGCGGACTGCAGGCGCTCACGCGTCGGCTCGTGGCCCGAGTTGATCAGGAACGGCATGATCTCGCGGTAGGACTGGAAGAACGGCTCCATGTCCACGATCAGGTCCTTCTCCACCGGCAGGCCCTTGATCGGCTCGACGAGGATGGGCTTGGACGTGTCCAGGTCCTTCAGCAGCGTCTTGCAGGCCAGGCGGTTGCGGCCGTTGATGCGCATGGCATCGGAGCCGCAGACGCCGTGGGCGCAGGAACGGCGGAAGGAAACCGAGCCGTCGTGCTCCCACTTGGCCTTGTGCAGGGCGTCCAGCACGCGGTCCGTTCCGTACATGGTGAGAACGAACTCGTCCCAGCGGGCTTCTTCCGAAACCTCGGGATCGTACCGGCGAACCTTCAGCGTGATGTCGAAGCTCGGGATTTCCCCTCCGCCGCCGACCCCGGGGGCCAGCTCGACCTTTGACGGTCCTTCGGGAATTTCGGTCGGGGTGCTCATTAGTACTTCCTCACCATCGGTTCGTAGCGCGTGAATACAACCGGCTTCGTTTCCAGACGGATACCGGCGACAGACTCGGACGTGGCCAAGTCATCCTTGTATGCCATGGAGTGCTTCATGAACTTTTCGTCATTGCGGTCCGGGAAGTCTTCCCGGAAGTGGCCACCGCGGGATTCCTCGCGGTGCAGGGCGGCAACGGTCATGACCTGGGCCATGTCCAGCAGGAAGCCCAGTTCCACGGCTTCGAGCAGGTCCAGGTTGAAGCGGCGGCCGCGGTCCTGGATGCCGATGTTCTTGTAGCGCTCACGCAGGGACGCGATCACATTCAGTGTTTCGTTCAGGGTCTGCTCGGTGCGGAAGACCTGGACGTTGGCGTCCATGGTGTCCTGCAGTTCCTTGCGCAGCTGGGCAACGCGTTCGGTGCCGTTGGCC
Encoded proteins:
- a CDS encoding succinate dehydrogenase iron-sulfur subunit, with product MSTPTEIPEGPSKVELAPGVGGGGEIPSFDITLKVRRYDPEVSEEARWDEFVLTMYGTDRVLDALHKAKWEHDGSVSFRRSCAHGVCGSDAMRINGRNRLACKTLLKDLDTSKPILVEPIKGLPVEKDLIVDMEPFFQSYREIMPFLINSGHEPTRERLQSAEDRERFDDTTKCILCAACTSSCPVFWTDGQYFGPAAIVNAHRFIFDSRDDAGDMRLEILNDKEGVWRCRTVFNCTEACPRGIQVTKAIAEVKNAVLNRKI